One genomic window of Fibrobacter sp. UBA4297 includes the following:
- a CDS encoding CDP-glycerol glycerophosphotransferase family protein — MFPKNIILFESFPELDGSPWMIYQEMNRRGVNKKYRMVWAVDKDFKVPADIACIPFFGELSLLQRLHRFWCMLHVKLIVDSNRPVCKKYPNTFRLFTRHGGPLKKCSDYMHSLGKMDCMLTLSPALQDVDYIDCKGYCVKRKEDIVPLGFPANDRLFEKKDLFANGFIPALCASRPKERFSKIIGWLPTFRQHREGNRIDSDVVFPFGIPLIRTEDDLRQLNLFLSQKNILLAIQMHHAQAANFSKLTFSNIVLISQELKYKMGVSTANLMQSFDALITDYSAAYHEYVLLDRPIALTVDDFEEYSSTTGFLIDYFEWIKGVYLKKMPDLFKFIEDVFCNVDSAKESRCQAMHRIHKYVDNQSTKRVVDFLVEKVKL, encoded by the coding sequence ATGTTCCCTAAAAATATTATTCTGTTTGAATCGTTCCCTGAGTTAGATGGATCTCCATGGATGATTTACCAGGAGATGAACCGTCGAGGGGTCAATAAGAAGTACAGAATGGTTTGGGCGGTTGACAAAGATTTTAAAGTTCCTGCCGATATTGCTTGTATACCATTCTTTGGCGAACTTTCCTTGCTTCAGCGGCTGCACCGCTTTTGGTGTATGCTTCATGTAAAGCTTATTGTAGATAGCAATAGGCCGGTTTGTAAAAAATACCCCAATACATTTCGCTTGTTCACTCGGCATGGCGGACCATTGAAAAAATGTTCGGACTATATGCATTCTCTTGGAAAGATGGATTGCATGTTGACTTTGTCACCGGCTTTGCAGGATGTTGATTATATAGATTGCAAAGGTTATTGCGTAAAGCGAAAAGAAGATATTGTGCCTCTAGGTTTCCCGGCGAATGACCGTCTCTTTGAAAAAAAGGACTTGTTCGCGAATGGCTTTATTCCTGCGTTGTGTGCTAGTCGTCCCAAAGAACGATTCTCTAAAATTATTGGATGGTTGCCTACGTTCAGACAACACCGTGAGGGAAACAGAATTGATAGTGATGTTGTGTTTCCTTTTGGTATTCCTTTGATACGGACTGAGGACGATCTGCGGCAGTTAAATCTTTTTTTATCACAAAAAAATATATTGCTTGCAATACAGATGCATCATGCTCAGGCTGCAAATTTTTCAAAGTTAACTTTTTCAAATATTGTTTTAATATCCCAAGAACTCAAATATAAAATGGGAGTATCTACGGCTAACTTAATGCAGTCGTTTGACGCTTTGATTACGGACTATTCCGCCGCTTATCATGAATATGTCTTGCTAGATAGGCCTATTGCATTGACTGTGGATGATTTTGAGGAGTATTCGTCTACAACAGGATTTTTAATAGACTACTTTGAATGGATTAAGGGCGTGTATTTGAAAAAAATGCCCGATTTGTTTAAATTTATTGAAGATGTGTTTTGTAATGTTGACTCGGCTAAGGAGAGCCGCTGTCAGGCGATGCACCGCATTCATAAATATGTCGACAATCAGTCTACGAAAAGAGTTGTTGATTTTCTCGTAGAAAAAGTAAAACTTTAA
- a CDS encoding glycoside hydrolase family 43 protein, with amino-acid sequence MSVKNYMTPLKILFVSFMSLLIDVKADDYYSNPVIDLDYSTADVCVWENSGTYYLFHSAYFNRLHILESNNLVEWKDSGKEVFDKEILNLFQGYLNQHEIKDCVGGCKSVWAPQVAKIKNKWNIYFSLSNKGGIHVLQADKPTGPFKFVGNPSPLVDHKMMGWEYDAIDPFVIEDEGKVWLFFGSSFGIYRHQLTDDGLSLAPNDSFALVVGPTNPSDLVDGEKHGGYEGVSFYKHDGYWYCIVSKRRDYSLYVGRSKSLTGDFVDADGRRLKDGYGTRMNYPTKKYPGPGHNSEIFKDSTGHYYVFYQVWTLDKKGNYDMRKTIMSEIVWENGFPHVLDYKLKETGNRRPVLR; translated from the coding sequence ATGAGTGTAAAAAATTATATGACGCCGCTAAAGATTCTGTTTGTTTCTTTTATGAGTCTTTTGATTGATGTTAAAGCTGATGATTATTATTCCAATCCCGTAATTGATTTAGATTATTCAACTGCAGATGTGTGCGTCTGGGAAAATTCGGGTACGTATTATTTATTTCATTCTGCCTATTTTAATCGTTTGCATATCCTAGAAAGTAATAATCTTGTGGAATGGAAAGATTCTGGCAAAGAGGTTTTTGATAAAGAGATTTTAAACCTTTTTCAGGGGTATTTGAATCAACATGAAATTAAAGACTGTGTTGGAGGCTGCAAATCTGTTTGGGCACCTCAAGTTGCGAAGATAAAGAATAAGTGGAATATCTATTTTTCGTTGTCCAATAAAGGTGGTATACATGTTTTACAGGCTGACAAACCAACAGGTCCTTTTAAATTTGTTGGAAACCCGTCTCCTCTAGTTGATCATAAGATGATGGGTTGGGAGTATGATGCCATCGATCCTTTTGTTATAGAGGATGAAGGAAAAGTGTGGTTGTTTTTTGGATCTAGTTTTGGAATATACCGTCATCAGCTAACCGATGACGGGCTGAGTTTGGCTCCAAATGATTCGTTTGCTCTTGTTGTTGGCCCGACAAATCCATCGGATTTGGTGGATGGTGAAAAACATGGCGGATATGAGGGTGTTTCATTCTATAAGCATGATGGTTATTGGTATTGTATTGTATCCAAGAGAAGGGATTACTCGTTGTATGTCGGGCGTAGCAAATCGCTAACAGGTGATTTTGTCGATGCCGATGGCCGACGTTTGAAAGATGGTTATGGTACAAGAATGAATTATCCGACGAAGAAGTATCCAGGACCTGGTCATAACAGTGAAATATTTAAAGATAGCACAGGGCATTATTATGTGTTCTATCAGGTATGGACTTTGGACAAAAAAGGGAATTATGATATGAGAAAGACCATCATGTCCGAAATTGTATGGGAAAATGGGTTCCCACATGTTTTAGATTACAAATTAAAAGAAACTGGAAATAGAAGACCGGTATTGCGGTAA
- a CDS encoding adenylyltransferase/cytidyltransferase family protein: protein MKKYKVGYTAGVFDLFHVGHLNLLERCKAMCDVLIVGVCDDNYVRNIKHKEPIISETDRCRIIKALKCVDDAVIVDFKITDDKMLAYEKFKFDVLFSGDDWKGSERYLRTEEQFKPLGVSIEYLPYTKGVSTSELKSKIR, encoded by the coding sequence ATGAAGAAATATAAAGTCGGTTATACTGCTGGAGTTTTTGATTTATTTCATGTTGGTCATTTGAATTTGCTAGAACGTTGCAAGGCTATGTGTGATGTTCTTATTGTTGGCGTATGTGATGATAATTATGTTCGTAATATAAAACATAAGGAGCCTATCATATCAGAAACTGACCGGTGCCGAATTATAAAGGCATTGAAATGTGTTGATGATGCTGTAATTGTGGACTTTAAAATTACAGATGACAAAATGCTGGCATATGAAAAGTTCAAGTTTGATGTTTTGTTCTCGGGGGATGATTGGAAAGGGTCAGAACGCTATTTGAGAACAGAAGAGCAGTTTAAACCATTGGGCGTTTCTATAGAATATTTGCCGTATACGAAAGGCGTTTCTACATCTGAGCTGAAATCAAAAATTAGATGA